The proteins below come from a single Candidatus Binatota bacterium genomic window:
- a CDS encoding amidohydrolase: MSDDNELLAAAGRDAERLVELRRRVHVNPELGLVNPDTQALILGELERLGISGARSGEGCSSVVADIVGEGKAVEGQRPAGVVALRADTDALPMTEHSGVDFSSERDGCMHACGHDAHVAMLLGAASLLQERRADFAGTVRLMFQPGEEGHWGAVVMLDEGALEGVDAAFAIHVDPSSPSRAVSWREGTFMASADIFEIHLDGRGGHASVPHLSADPIPGIGPIVDGLSHAMARETDPYDRVVFSVTRVEAGSTFNVIPPRATLQGTIRCLSDDGRQRAHDQLRRVVAGVAAARGLTAEVDIAEGYGPTVNDGYAARLVAGVAGGLGLRSIEMPGPMMGAEDFSYVLNRVPGAMAFLGCRVEDGGPLHSDRMKLDEGVLSVGAALHCAVALAMLADGRQLFRAP; this comes from the coding sequence ATGAGCGACGACAACGAACTCCTGGCCGCGGCCGGCCGCGATGCCGAGCGCTTGGTCGAGTTGCGCAGGCGCGTGCACGTCAACCCGGAGCTCGGCCTGGTCAACCCCGACACGCAGGCGTTGATACTGGGGGAGCTCGAACGGCTGGGCATCAGCGGCGCCCGCAGCGGCGAAGGTTGCAGCTCGGTGGTGGCCGACATCGTCGGCGAGGGCAAAGCAGTCGAGGGCCAGCGGCCGGCGGGGGTGGTCGCGCTCAGGGCCGACACCGACGCCCTGCCCATGACCGAGCACAGCGGCGTTGACTTCAGCTCCGAGCGCGATGGTTGCATGCACGCCTGCGGACACGACGCCCACGTGGCAATGCTGCTCGGTGCCGCGTCGTTGTTGCAGGAGCGACGTGCCGACTTTGCCGGCACGGTGAGGTTGATGTTCCAGCCCGGCGAAGAGGGGCACTGGGGAGCGGTGGTCATGCTCGACGAGGGAGCCCTGGAGGGAGTAGACGCGGCCTTCGCAATACACGTTGACCCCAGCTCGCCGTCGCGGGCAGTGTCATGGCGAGAGGGCACCTTCATGGCCTCGGCCGATATCTTTGAGATTCATCTTGACGGTCGCGGGGGACACGCCTCGGTGCCGCATCTTTCCGCGGATCCGATACCTGGTATCGGGCCGATCGTCGACGGGTTGTCGCACGCGATGGCCCGCGAGACCGACCCCTACGATCGCGTTGTATTCAGTGTCACCAGGGTCGAAGCGGGCAGTACCTTCAACGTCATTCCTCCGCGTGCCACCTTGCAGGGAACGATACGCTGCCTGAGCGACGATGGACGGCAGCGCGCCCACGACCAGTTGCGCCGCGTGGTGGCGGGAGTTGCGGCCGCGCGCGGGCTCACGGCCGAGGTCGACATAGCCGAAGGCTACGGACCTACCGTTAACGACGGGTACGCGGCCCGGCTGGTTGCTGGCGTTGCCGGGGGGCTGGGTCTTCGCAGTATCGAAATGCCCGGCCCGATGATGGGTGCCGAAGATTTTTCATACGTGCTCAACCGTGTGCCGGGAGCGATGGCGTTTCTCGGTTGTCGTGTCGAAGACGGCGGCCCCCTGCATTCCGATCGCATGAAACTCGACGAGGGGGTGCTGTCCGTGGGCGCGGCACTGCACTGCGCCGTGGCTTTGGCCATGCTCGCCGACGGTCGGCAACTCTTCAGGGCGCCTTGA
- a CDS encoding nitroreductase family deazaflavin-dependent oxidoreductase: protein MPSNRALRFMNSAHRCLLKLSRGRLGWTAADMPVLELTTIGRKSGKPRSVMLTSPHRDGDAIVIVASKGGADHHPNWFLNLRDNPRVVVTMQGSADRKMNARVASREERERLWPTITSDFTNYAGYQGKTDREIPLVMLEPAD, encoded by the coding sequence ATGCCAAGTAACAGGGCCCTCAGGTTTATGAACTCTGCACACCGCTGCCTGCTCAAGTTGAGCAGGGGAAGACTGGGCTGGACGGCGGCCGATATGCCGGTGCTCGAATTGACCACCATCGGTCGCAAGTCGGGTAAGCCCCGCTCGGTGATGCTGACATCGCCCCACCGGGATGGCGATGCGATCGTCATCGTTGCGTCGAAGGGTGGAGCAGACCACCACCCCAACTGGTTTCTCAACCTGCGGGATAATCCCCGGGTGGTGGTGACCATGCAGGGCTCTGCTGATCGCAAGATGAACGCGCGTGTCGCGAGCCGCGAAGAGCGCGAACGCCTCTGGCCGACGATAACCAGCGACTTCACGAACTACGCTGGCTACCAGGGCAAGACCGACCGGGAGATACCGTTGGTAATGCTCGAACCTGCCGATTGA
- a CDS encoding class A beta-lactamase-related serine hydrolase translates to MAMSTVNGHCDPRLDRLRQVFEANFTDGCEIGAAVAVVENGEVLASLWGGSKSPGGEPWQEDTIVNVFSTTKGMVALAVQVLVDRGKISLDSPVADYWPEFAAAGKQDITVAQLMSHQAGLAAVRQQLEADAGYDWDGICAVLAAEKPWWTPGEKHGYHAISFGWLGGELVRRVDGRDVATFIREEIAAPSGADFYLGFGEELDARCAEMGELSTDPVPAGEPNLVELMMSDLEGLTARAFTNPPALMQPGAVNSRAWRGAQVPGANGHSSALSLARIYGNAAGLLSAEAIATCGRELAQGPDAVLELETRFSVGFMLPQPHMSFGSGEGSFGHAGAGGSLAFYDPERRLGFAYVMNRMGPHILLDPRAYRLVDAIYGEDN, encoded by the coding sequence ATGGCTATGAGCACTGTGAACGGACACTGCGACCCTCGGCTCGACAGGCTGCGGCAGGTTTTCGAGGCCAACTTTACCGACGGCTGCGAGATCGGCGCCGCCGTGGCAGTGGTGGAAAACGGCGAAGTGCTGGCCAGCCTGTGGGGCGGCAGCAAGTCCCCGGGTGGCGAGCCCTGGCAGGAAGACACGATAGTAAACGTGTTTTCTACAACCAAGGGCATGGTCGCGCTCGCGGTGCAGGTTCTTGTCGACCGGGGAAAGATATCGCTGGACTCGCCGGTGGCCGATTACTGGCCCGAGTTTGCCGCGGCGGGCAAGCAGGACATCACGGTGGCCCAGCTCATGTCGCACCAGGCCGGACTGGCGGCAGTGCGGCAACAGTTGGAAGCCGACGCGGGTTACGACTGGGACGGTATCTGTGCGGTGCTCGCCGCCGAGAAGCCCTGGTGGACGCCGGGCGAGAAACACGGTTACCACGCGATTAGTTTTGGCTGGCTCGGGGGCGAACTTGTACGTCGGGTTGATGGTCGCGACGTGGCCACCTTCATACGCGAAGAAATCGCGGCGCCCTCGGGAGCCGATTTTTATCTCGGCTTCGGCGAGGAACTGGACGCGCGCTGCGCCGAGATGGGCGAGTTGTCCACCGACCCCGTGCCCGCGGGCGAGCCCAACCTGGTCGAGTTAATGATGTCGGACCTCGAGGGCCTCACCGCCCGCGCCTTCACCAACCCGCCCGCGCTCATGCAACCGGGCGCCGTTAACTCGCGGGCCTGGCGCGGAGCCCAGGTGCCGGGTGCCAACGGTCACTCTTCGGCCCTGTCGCTGGCCAGGATCTACGGCAACGCGGCTGGGTTGCTTTCGGCAGAGGCTATCGCCACCTGCGGCCGTGAGTTGGCGCAGGGGCCCGACGCGGTGCTGGAACTGGAAACGCGTTTTTCGGTGGGATTCATGTTGCCGCAGCCGCACATGTCGTTCGGTTCGGGCGAGGGGAGCTTCGGCCACGCCGGTGCGGGCGGTTCGCTGGCTTTTTACGACCCCGAGCGGAGACTGGGCTTTGCATACGTGATGAACCGCATGGGTCCGCACATACTGCTCGACCCACGGGCCTACCGCCTGGTCGACGCGATCTACGGGGAGGATAACTAG
- a CDS encoding glycosyltransferase: MGQPKQWQKRRPPQVSVLMPVRNAAAWLREALDSVTSQTLEDWELLAVDDHSSDASRSVLEAAAGRDSRILLVANPGRGIVDALNYGLQLAQAPLIARMDADDCCRPTRLAEQQRALRDNPRLFAVGCAVEAFPGDRMNDGMRRYLDWQGSLTTTAELGRDRFVECPVLHPTLMLHSSRLRQLGGWCSRGWPEDWDLVLRALAAGHELASLPGLLYRWRLHDGQSWRNDEAYSEEAFARARAYFLAGWLGEAAREEQDCWLLGAGPVGKTLARGLAREGRCPRGFAEVNPRKQGGSVLVEGRRLSVISMEDLALLEPRPLAVAAVGQAGARERIRAWVSQRGWTDGVDFIAAA; this comes from the coding sequence GTGGGCCAACCGAAGCAATGGCAGAAGCGGCGACCGCCGCAAGTCAGCGTGCTCATGCCCGTGCGTAACGCCGCCGCGTGGCTGCGAGAGGCACTGGATTCTGTGACCTCGCAGACCCTGGAAGACTGGGAGCTGCTGGCGGTCGACGATCACAGCAGCGACGCGAGCCGGTCCGTGCTCGAGGCAGCGGCCGGGCGTGACAGCAGGATACTACTGGTGGCTAACCCGGGCCGCGGCATTGTCGACGCGCTCAACTACGGTCTGCAGTTGGCGCAGGCGCCCTTGATCGCGCGTATGGACGCCGACGACTGTTGCCGGCCCACGCGCCTTGCCGAGCAGCAGCGGGCGTTGCGCGACAACCCACGCTTGTTCGCCGTTGGTTGTGCTGTCGAGGCTTTTCCTGGCGATCGCATGAACGACGGCATGCGCCGTTATCTTGACTGGCAGGGTTCTCTGACGACCACTGCCGAGCTGGGGCGGGATCGTTTCGTGGAGTGCCCGGTTCTGCATCCGACCCTGATGCTGCACAGCAGCAGACTTCGCCAACTCGGAGGGTGGTGCAGCCGCGGCTGGCCCGAGGACTGGGATCTCGTGCTGCGGGCGCTGGCCGCGGGACACGAGCTGGCTTCGTTGCCCGGCCTGCTCTACCGCTGGCGCTTGCACGACGGCCAGTCGTGGCGCAACGACGAGGCTTACAGCGAGGAGGCCTTCGCGCGGGCGCGGGCGTACTTTCTTGCTGGTTGGCTGGGCGAAGCCGCGCGAGAGGAGCAGGACTGCTGGCTGCTGGGCGCCGGCCCGGTGGGCAAGACACTGGCCCGGGGACTGGCTCGCGAAGGGCGCTGCCCGCGGGGCTTTGCCGAGGTCAATCCGCGCAAGCAGGGGGGCTCGGTTCTGGTGGAGGGGCGGCGCCTATCGGTTATCTCAATGGAGGATCTAGCCCTGCTTGAGCCCCGGCCGCTGGCAGTTGCGGCGGTTGGACAGGCGGGTGCTCGCGAGCGGATACGCGCCTGGGTAAGCCAGCGTGGCTGGACAGACGGCGTCGACTTCATCGCCGCTGCCTGA
- a CDS encoding crotonase/enoyl-CoA hydratase family protein, translating to MADNNITLSIEDGVAHIHMDDGKANAFSPAAIASMNSLLDEVDEADAGAVVISGREGRLSGGFDLKVITGDPEGALALLTSGIEMLLRFYASPRPVVVACTGHAVALGAMLLLSVDKRVGTAGDFKLGLNETAIGMNLPYFALVLARERLARKDLHEATQLARLYNPAEAVDIGFLDQVVEPGDVIAAAVEDAARLAQLSRGAFALTRKDARGPVVASIRQWMDTDLAGMMTG from the coding sequence ATGGCTGACAACAACATAACGCTTAGCATCGAAGACGGCGTGGCCCATATCCATATGGATGACGGCAAGGCCAACGCGTTTTCGCCCGCTGCCATAGCGAGCATGAATTCACTGCTCGACGAAGTCGATGAAGCCGACGCCGGGGCGGTGGTCATAAGTGGTCGCGAGGGGCGGTTGTCCGGCGGCTTTGATCTCAAGGTCATCACCGGCGACCCCGAGGGCGCGTTGGCTCTTTTGACCAGCGGCATAGAGATGCTGCTGCGGTTTTACGCCAGCCCGCGCCCGGTGGTGGTGGCCTGCACCGGCCACGCGGTGGCGCTGGGAGCCATGCTGCTCCTGTCGGTCGACAAGCGGGTGGGCACCGCTGGTGACTTCAAACTGGGGCTCAACGAGACAGCCATCGGAATGAACCTGCCCTATTTTGCGTTGGTGCTTGCGCGCGAGCGCCTGGCCCGCAAGGACCTGCACGAGGCCACGCAACTGGCCCGGCTCTACAATCCCGCCGAGGCGGTGGACATCGGCTTTCTCGACCAGGTCGTGGAGCCCGGCGATGTTATAGCAGCGGCTGTTGAAGACGCCGCGCGCCTGGCCCAGCTCAGCCGCGGTGCGTTTGCCCTCACTCGCAAGGATGCACGCGGGCCCGTGGTGGCCTCCATCCGGCAATGGATGGACACCGACCTCGCTGGCATGATGACCGGCTGA
- a CDS encoding FdhF/YdeP family oxidoreductase, translated as MSERRPASGGGMAALAYSLRKGREAGGVLALYRRLASRNACKTCALGMGGQAGGMVSEAGRWPEVCKKSIQAQAADMADAIPERFFADNTLEQISALGSQGLESLGRLSFPLLAEPGATHFVRVGWDEALDRAAAGFKAAGPDSAFFYSSGRASNESAFLMQLVARAWGTANINNCSYYCHQASGVALTEAYGSSTASVTLDDLDSCDLVLLAGANPASNHPRFITRLVEIRRRGGVVIVVNPLKENGLLRFHVPSDPRSMLFGSTVSDIYLQPHAGEDAALFKAMLLALVNKGATDRTFIAEHSSGWDELEADLSRYDIGALVQRSGVDAADFERAVDALAVAENGVAAWAMGLTHHVDGSNTVAALANLAMARGWLGKPGAGLLPLRGHSNVQGVGSCGVAPAVKQAFASKLEEVYGVAAPTGKGLDTYASMEAAEQGRIGAAFMLGGNLFASNPDSEWAARALGRISTTVYMATKLNVGHLLGRGRTSLLLPVLARDEEQQPTTQESMFNLVRMSDGGAPAPGGEARSEVEVVAELAERLLPTGRFDWGQLRSHSELRRTMAQVVPGYGQLAEIDESRKEFHVAGRGFSQRRFATDDGRVHFKVTPLPVEQQAEPGTFTLITLRSEGQFNTVVYEQEDRYRGNTRRDVVMMSSEDAAALGLADGDPVEVYTGVGRMRVVVSLVEIRPGNLAMYYPEANQLVPRRLDPRSRTPAFKSVRAQLAPC; from the coding sequence ATGTCTGAACGCCGGCCAGCGAGCGGCGGCGGCATGGCCGCTCTCGCGTACAGTCTGCGCAAGGGCCGCGAGGCGGGCGGCGTACTCGCACTATACCGTCGCCTGGCAAGCCGAAACGCGTGCAAGACCTGCGCCCTGGGCATGGGCGGGCAGGCCGGCGGCATGGTCAGCGAAGCGGGGCGCTGGCCCGAGGTCTGCAAGAAAAGCATACAGGCCCAGGCGGCCGACATGGCCGACGCGATTCCTGAACGCTTTTTTGCTGACAATACCCTCGAGCAGATAAGCGCGCTCGGCTCCCAGGGGCTCGAATCCCTGGGCAGGCTGTCGTTCCCCTTGCTGGCCGAGCCCGGCGCGACGCATTTTGTTCGCGTGGGCTGGGACGAGGCGCTCGACCGCGCGGCAGCCGGCTTCAAGGCGGCCGGTCCCGACAGTGCGTTTTTTTATTCTTCGGGACGCGCGAGCAACGAGTCGGCGTTCCTGATGCAGCTCGTGGCCCGGGCCTGGGGTACGGCCAACATCAACAACTGCTCGTACTACTGTCACCAGGCCTCGGGCGTGGCCCTGACCGAAGCCTACGGCTCGTCCACCGCGTCGGTCACGCTCGATGACCTTGACTCCTGCGACCTCGTGTTGCTGGCCGGCGCCAACCCGGCGAGCAACCACCCGCGTTTTATTACCCGCTTGGTCGAGATCCGCCGTCGCGGCGGCGTGGTGATCGTCGTCAACCCGCTTAAGGAAAACGGACTGCTGCGTTTTCACGTTCCGTCGGATCCACGAAGCATGCTGTTCGGCTCCACGGTGAGCGACATCTACCTGCAGCCCCACGCCGGTGAGGACGCTGCCCTGTTCAAGGCCATGCTGCTGGCGCTGGTAAACAAGGGGGCGACCGACAGGACGTTCATAGCCGAGCACTCGAGCGGTTGGGACGAGCTCGAGGCCGACCTGTCGCGTTATGATATCGGCGCGCTCGTGCAGCGCAGCGGGGTAGACGCGGCTGATTTTGAGCGCGCAGTGGACGCGCTGGCCGTTGCCGAAAACGGAGTGGCGGCCTGGGCCATGGGCCTTACCCACCACGTGGACGGCAGCAATACAGTGGCGGCCCTGGCCAATCTCGCCATGGCTCGTGGCTGGCTTGGAAAACCCGGCGCGGGTTTACTGCCGCTCAGGGGGCACTCGAACGTGCAGGGGGTGGGCTCTTGCGGGGTGGCTCCGGCGGTCAAGCAGGCCTTCGCCTCGAAACTCGAGGAAGTTTATGGCGTGGCCGCTCCCACCGGTAAGGGCTTGGATACCTACGCTTCTATGGAGGCAGCCGAGCAGGGTAGGATTGGTGCTGCCTTCATGCTCGGCGGCAACCTGTTTGCCAGCAATCCCGACAGCGAGTGGGCAGCGCGTGCGCTCGGACGCATATCCACGACGGTTTACATGGCCACCAAGCTCAACGTGGGGCACCTGCTGGGCCGCGGGCGAACGAGCCTGCTGCTGCCCGTGCTCGCGCGCGACGAAGAGCAACAGCCGACAACACAGGAGAGTATGTTCAACCTCGTGCGCATGTCCGACGGCGGCGCGCCTGCACCTGGTGGCGAGGCTCGCTCGGAGGTAGAAGTGGTGGCCGAGCTGGCCGAGCGACTGCTTCCGACAGGCCGTTTTGACTGGGGCCAACTGCGTTCGCATTCCGAGCTCAGGCGCACCATGGCGCAGGTGGTGCCAGGCTACGGTCAGCTCGCCGAGATAGACGAAAGTCGCAAGGAGTTTCACGTCGCCGGCCGGGGATTCAGCCAGCGTCGTTTTGCCACCGACGATGGTCGTGTCCACTTCAAGGTCACGCCGCTGCCGGTCGAGCAGCAGGCGGAGCCGGGCACCTTTACCCTGATTACGCTGAGGTCGGAGGGTCAGTTCAACACCGTCGTCTACGAGCAGGAGGACCGCTATCGCGGCAACACCCGGCGCGACGTGGTGATGATGTCGAGCGAGGACGCTGCGGCCCTCGGCCTGGCCGATGGCGACCCGGTAGAAGTCTACACCGGTGTTGGCCGAATGCGGGTGGTCGTGTCTCTTGTCGAAATACGGCCGGGCAACCTGGCCATGTACTACCCCGAGGCCAACCAGCTGGTCCCACGCCGGCTCGACCCACGCTCGCGAACGCCGGCATTCAAATCAGTCCGCGCACAGCTGGCCCCCTGCTGA
- a CDS encoding FAD-binding oxidoreductase, producing MAARQRSFWGWGYEGEGPSEEQRRAIAGALAERFGVEAPEPATPPRLEDLDLRQPRLSPPSSLEQACSQSPYERALHSYGRSFRDVVRGLAGDFGNPPDVVAYPADEDELCSLLDWAGDQGAAVIPFGGGSSVVGGVEPAVGDSYAGTVTVDLSRMDRVLEIDRESRAARIQAGVYGPALEDQLRPHGLTLRHFPQSFEFSTLGGWIATRSGGHYATLYTHIDDFVESLRVITPSGSIESRRLPGSGAGPSPDRMFIGSEGTLGIITEAWMRLQDRPSMRASASLRFTDYEQAWRAVQAVSQSGLFPANLRLLDKVEAALNGAGNGDDHVLIVGFESADHPPDAWMARALECCRDHGASHDEGAGATRSDQAGNREGAAGAWRKSFLQAPYLRDALVTMGFITETFETAITWDRFEQFHSGIIEAVNKALADICGGGQVTCRFTHVYPDGPAPYFSIIAPARAGAQLQQWAEIKAVAAAAVIDLGGSITHHHAVGRDHRPWYEKQRPDGFARAMLAARAEMDPAGMLNPGVLFKAP from the coding sequence ATGGCAGCAAGGCAACGCAGTTTCTGGGGCTGGGGTTACGAGGGCGAGGGGCCGTCGGAAGAACAACGTCGTGCCATCGCCGGCGCGCTGGCCGAGCGCTTCGGCGTCGAGGCCCCCGAACCCGCCACTCCACCGCGGCTCGAAGACCTCGACCTGCGCCAACCGCGCCTGTCCCCACCCTCGTCGCTCGAGCAAGCCTGCTCACAGTCGCCATACGAGCGCGCGCTGCACAGCTACGGGCGTAGTTTTCGCGACGTGGTGCGTGGGCTGGCCGGAGATTTCGGCAACCCGCCCGACGTCGTTGCCTACCCGGCCGACGAAGACGAGCTGTGCTCGTTGCTCGACTGGGCCGGTGACCAGGGCGCGGCCGTGATTCCCTTCGGTGGTGGCTCGAGCGTGGTGGGCGGCGTGGAGCCGGCTGTCGGCGACAGCTATGCCGGTACGGTGACCGTCGACCTGTCGCGCATGGACCGCGTGCTCGAGATCGACCGCGAGTCGCGCGCCGCGCGCATACAAGCGGGGGTCTACGGCCCCGCTCTCGAAGACCAGCTGCGGCCACACGGGCTCACCCTGCGACACTTTCCCCAGTCGTTTGAGTTCTCGACACTGGGTGGCTGGATCGCCACGCGCAGTGGCGGACACTACGCGACGCTGTACACCCACATAGACGACTTCGTGGAATCGCTGAGGGTAATAACGCCTTCGGGGAGCATAGAGTCACGGCGCCTGCCGGGCTCGGGCGCCGGCCCCAGCCCCGACCGCATGTTCATCGGTTCGGAGGGCACGCTGGGAATAATAACCGAAGCCTGGATGCGGCTGCAGGACAGGCCCAGCATGCGGGCATCGGCCTCGCTGCGTTTTACCGATTACGAGCAGGCCTGGCGGGCCGTGCAGGCGGTATCGCAGTCGGGGCTGTTCCCCGCCAACCTGCGGCTGCTCGACAAGGTGGAGGCGGCGCTCAACGGCGCGGGTAACGGCGACGACCACGTTCTTATAGTCGGCTTCGAATCCGCAGACCACCCACCCGACGCGTGGATGGCACGGGCGCTCGAGTGCTGTCGCGACCACGGCGCCAGCCACGACGAGGGAGCCGGCGCCACCCGCAGCGACCAGGCGGGCAACCGCGAGGGAGCAGCCGGGGCCTGGCGCAAGTCGTTCCTGCAAGCGCCCTACCTGCGCGACGCGCTGGTGACGATGGGCTTTATAACCGAGACCTTCGAAACCGCCATAACCTGGGATCGCTTCGAACAGTTTCATTCGGGCATCATCGAGGCCGTCAACAAGGCACTGGCCGACATTTGCGGAGGCGGGCAGGTGACCTGCCGCTTTACCCACGTGTACCCCGACGGGCCTGCTCCTTACTTTTCGATCATCGCGCCCGCGCGCGCCGGCGCCCAGCTGCAGCAGTGGGCCGAGATCAAGGCAGTCGCCGCCGCGGCGGTAATAGACCTTGGTGGTAGCATAACCCACCACCACGCAGTCGGCCGCGACCACCGGCCCTGGTACGAAAAACAGCGCCCCGACGGGTTCGCGAGAGCCATGCTGGCCGCGCGCGCCGAGATGGATCCGGCCGGGATGCTGAACCCCGGCGTGTTGTTCAAGGCGCCCTGA
- a CDS encoding fatty-acid--CoA ligase, translated as MTMQRTPLLMHRLTDRGARVAPDETVVTLKADGIHRQTLAVTRKRACQLANALGSYGIGHGDRVASFQWNNHRHLEMYQAVPSMGAVLHTLNLRLGPADLEYIINHAGDRVIVADESLLPLLAPLSGKIDCVEKIVVCSDGDAVSGDGPLAGVETVDYEEFIAGQLDDCSWPELDENSPMGLCYTSGTTGNPKGVMYTHRSTYLHTMAVCMTDALGLSATDCVLGVVPMFHAMGWGVPFANLMTGCRQVLNGSAMDPVALLDLYASEGVTVSTGVPTIWQGVMAAVQAEPDRWNLERFNRVTCGGSAPPASLMRWFWDELGVEMIQGWGMTETNPLGTISRRVAKYADHELSLDEQFANIAKAGQLIPGLDIEIVDEEFQPLPHDGEAVGELLIRGPWIASEYYNDPQPTKFHEGWLVTGDVAKIDEGEYLIIADRSKDMIKSGGEWISSVDLENHIVSLPAVAQAAVVAQPHPKWDERPVAIVVVAEGAGLNADEVLKHCESRFAKWQLPDDVLFRDSIPLTSTGKINKKVIRAALEEEGYQLPSLVAEAS; from the coding sequence ATGACGATGCAGCGTACCCCACTCTTGATGCACCGCTTGACCGACCGTGGCGCCCGCGTTGCGCCCGATGAAACGGTTGTCACCCTGAAGGCCGACGGCATCCACCGCCAGACGCTGGCCGTGACCAGGAAGCGTGCGTGTCAATTGGCCAACGCCCTGGGCAGCTACGGCATCGGCCACGGAGACCGAGTGGCAAGTTTCCAGTGGAACAACCACCGCCATCTCGAAATGTACCAGGCCGTGCCCTCGATGGGCGCGGTGCTGCACACGCTCAACCTACGCCTGGGCCCTGCCGACCTCGAGTACATCATCAACCACGCGGGGGACAGGGTGATCGTGGCCGACGAGAGCCTGTTGCCGTTGCTGGCCCCGCTGTCGGGGAAGATAGACTGCGTTGAAAAGATCGTCGTGTGTTCGGACGGTGACGCGGTTTCGGGAGACGGCCCGCTAGCCGGTGTAGAGACCGTGGACTACGAGGAGTTTATTGCTGGCCAGCTCGACGATTGCAGCTGGCCCGAGCTCGACGAGAATTCGCCCATGGGTCTGTGCTACACCAGCGGTACGACCGGCAATCCCAAGGGCGTGATGTACACCCACCGCAGCACTTACCTGCACACCATGGCGGTGTGCATGACCGACGCGCTGGGCTTGTCGGCCACCGACTGCGTGCTGGGCGTGGTGCCAATGTTTCACGCGATGGGCTGGGGCGTTCCCTTCGCCAACCTTATGACCGGCTGCCGGCAGGTGCTCAACGGCAGTGCCATGGATCCGGTGGCCTTGCTCGACCTATACGCCAGTGAGGGCGTCACGGTATCGACCGGCGTGCCGACCATCTGGCAGGGCGTGATGGCCGCCGTGCAGGCCGAGCCCGACCGTTGGAATCTCGAGCGCTTCAACCGCGTGACCTGCGGCGGGTCGGCACCGCCGGCCTCGCTCATGCGCTGGTTCTGGGATGAACTCGGCGTGGAGATGATACAGGGCTGGGGTATGACCGAGACAAACCCGCTGGGAACAATATCGCGCCGGGTTGCCAAGTACGCCGACCACGAGCTGTCTCTCGACGAACAGTTTGCCAACATAGCCAAGGCGGGGCAGCTCATTCCCGGTCTCGATATTGAAATAGTCGACGAGGAGTTCCAGCCGCTGCCCCACGACGGCGAGGCCGTTGGCGAATTACTCATCCGTGGCCCGTGGATCGCGTCGGAGTACTACAACGATCCGCAGCCGACCAAGTTTCACGAGGGCTGGCTGGTTACCGGCGACGTGGCGAAGATAGACGAGGGCGAGTACCTCATCATCGCCGATCGCTCCAAGGACATGATCAAGTCGGGCGGCGAGTGGATCTCGTCGGTGGATCTCGAAAACCACATCGTTTCGTTACCAGCGGTTGCGCAGGCCGCCGTCGTGGCCCAGCCTCACCCGAAGTGGGACGAACGGCCGGTGGCCATCGTCGTGGTGGCCGAAGGCGCCGGGCTCAATGCCGACGAGGTACTCAAGCACTGCGAGTCTCGCTTTGCCAAGTGGCAGCTGCCCGACGACGTGCTGTTTCGAGATTCTATTCCCCTGACCTCGACCGGCAAGATCAACAAGAAGGTCATACGTGCGGCGCTCGAAGAAGAGGGCTACCAGTTGCCCAGCCTCGTGGCCGAGGCTTCCTGA
- a CDS encoding DUF1499 domain-containing protein encodes MATVGNSSSRIAAVGRLLALVGMALGVGSVAAAFVQVISPMAGFGGFALAMLLSLLALVCSLLGLYSTRAAAGLDGRGDAVSGALVSGSMVVALLVALSGQGADAPPINDFTTDINDPPVFVKALEDPANEGNPMAYPGEEFAAQQRQSDADLAPLLLTQPYDLVFDRVQAALEDLASTTVTDVDRASGRLEASATSSIFHFVDDVVVRVRAIDEGTQVDVRSRSRDGRGDLGVNAARIRTVLSQVAAGR; translated from the coding sequence ATGGCTACAGTGGGTAACAGTTCTTCGCGCATCGCGGCAGTGGGTAGACTGCTCGCCCTCGTGGGCATGGCCCTGGGCGTGGGCTCGGTGGCCGCAGCCTTCGTGCAGGTCATATCGCCGATGGCCGGCTTTGGCGGTTTTGCGCTGGCCATGCTGCTGTCGTTGCTGGCGCTGGTCTGTTCGCTGCTGGGGCTTTACTCGACCCGCGCTGCTGCCGGACTCGACGGTCGTGGCGATGCGGTGTCTGGTGCCCTGGTGTCGGGCAGCATGGTCGTGGCATTGCTGGTAGCGCTCTCGGGGCAGGGGGCCGACGCTCCGCCCATCAACGATTTTACGACCGACATCAACGACCCCCCGGTCTTCGTGAAGGCGCTCGAAGATCCCGCTAACGAAGGCAACCCGATGGCTTACCCCGGCGAAGAGTTCGCCGCCCAGCAGCGCCAATCCGACGCCGATCTTGCCCCGCTGCTCCTCACCCAGCCTTACGACCTGGTATTCGACCGGGTGCAGGCGGCGCTCGAAGACCTCGCGAGCACGACCGTAACCGATGTGGACAGGGCGAGCGGGCGCCTGGAGGCATCGGCCACCTCGTCGATTTTTCACTTCGTGGACGATGTAGTTGTCCGGGTGCGAGCCATTGATGAAGGCACGCAGGTAGACGTGCGCTCTCGTTCTCGCGACGGGCGCGGCGACCTCGGTGTCAACGCGGCGCGCATTCGCACCGTGTTGTCGCAGGTCGCGGCCGGGCGCTGA